In a single window of the Ignavibacteria bacterium genome:
- a CDS encoding CADD family putative folate metabolism protein yields MMTNEQLTKELDRILEEKSILKHPFYQKWNEGKLTIGELQEYAKQYYHFVKHFPMFVSSVHSNCMDTEIRKMLVENIADEDGYKTGISDHPTLWMNFANSLGVSEEEAENVEVVDEVNRSIKGFYELCRNEDYRVGLAALFGYEKQIPEVSQVKIDGLKKFYNIDSEKALEFFAVHHEADIYHSKAELDAIIASCKTEEDQNKVLDAAERSAGLYWQMLDGVYVN; encoded by the coding sequence ATGATGACAAACGAGCAGCTCACAAAAGAATTAGACAGGATACTTGAAGAAAAAAGTATCTTAAAACATCCGTTCTACCAGAAATGGAATGAAGGCAAGCTTACAATCGGCGAACTTCAGGAATATGCTAAGCAATATTACCATTTCGTAAAGCATTTCCCGATGTTCGTAAGCTCAGTTCACTCAAACTGCATGGATACAGAAATCCGCAAAATGCTGGTTGAAAACATTGCAGATGAAGACGGCTATAAAACAGGCATAAGCGATCATCCCACTTTATGGATGAATTTCGCTAATTCACTTGGCGTAAGCGAAGAAGAAGCTGAAAATGTTGAAGTGGTTGATGAAGTAAATAGATCAATAAAAGGATTCTATGAGCTTTGCAGAAATGAAGATTACAGGGTCGGACTCGCAGCTTTATTCGGCTACGAAAAACAGATCCCTGAAGTATCACAGGTTAAAATTGACGGCTTAAAGAAATTCTATAACATAGATAGTGAAAAAGCTTTGGAGTTCTTCGCAGTTCACCACGAAGCTGATATATATCACAGCAAAGCAGAGCTTGATGCTATTATAGCAAGCTGCAAAACTGAGGAAGATCAGAACAAGGTATTAGACGCTGCTGAAAGATCAGCCGGCTTATACTGGCAGATGCTTGACGGGGTTTATGTAAATTAA
- a CDS encoding DUF2723 domain-containing protein, with protein sequence MKKFTYIYGIIAGIIAFTVYIMTLAPTVWFIDSGELAAVATTLGIAHPTGYPLFTIVGHIFTLLPIGSSEIYRLNLMSAFFCSLGVFMFYILVKFLMQNGSIPEDKPASKQPKNKSAKSPAAAVKEKVSSIPEIIVYTVAGFSALVLAFSKTYWNSANSVEVYPLHVFFLVTLMLVFLKAVLNTKRGSNEGTFIQQNKYYLIFSFLLGLSFTNHLTTILLAPACLTLFFYTNVYDKQRLYKLLAFMAVCFIVGFSVYLYLPIRANMNPTFIWGNPYNFERFYWHVTGKQFSVWIFSAKGSIPAFLLLTGTTVGLAVYGLVKQKTLNANLHFVFFVIVCVLGYLLISGSAEIVSTQFKKFSASLWGEFGSGLVLLSILGIYFLSRFNTRIYYFTFLTFFGCLFYSINYDINDIYSYFLLAYITLAVWMGFGAVFIYTKLAVMLKTNAQRLAFGLVIIFASFIAINTNYAGNDESKNYYIEEFTMNVFKNAEPNSIVISSQWDFWVSASWYYQFVKKIRPDLVIIDKELLRRSWYFKYLENNYPEVYNNSRAEIERFLPELYKFEHDIPYDTRNIMRLFEEMMTSFVKNNPNRRSYITWEIEQNKNEPFAQDYLRLPDGLLFRLVPKNEFVNNTVKDYSIYDFKFSPAPPKDYYYETLMRSYAMMLSASASYLLSIGRNEDAKKYIETALKAFPNFPHALELKKKYNL encoded by the coding sequence ATGAAAAAGTTTACTTATATATACGGTATAATTGCTGGAATTATAGCCTTTACGGTCTATATTATGACACTTGCACCGACAGTTTGGTTTATTGATAGCGGCGAGCTAGCTGCCGTTGCTACTACACTTGGTATAGCACACCCAACAGGTTACCCGTTATTTACTATCGTTGGTCACATATTCACACTGCTGCCAATAGGCTCGAGTGAAATATACAGGCTCAATTTAATGAGCGCGTTTTTCTGTTCACTTGGGGTATTTATGTTTTACATACTTGTTAAATTCCTGATGCAAAACGGCAGTATACCCGAAGATAAACCGGCTTCAAAGCAGCCTAAAAATAAAAGCGCTAAATCACCTGCAGCAGCAGTAAAAGAAAAAGTTTCTTCAATCCCTGAAATTATAGTATATACTGTAGCCGGATTTTCAGCGCTTGTGCTTGCTTTCAGCAAGACATACTGGAATTCAGCAAACTCTGTTGAAGTTTACCCGCTGCATGTTTTTTTCCTGGTAACATTAATGCTTGTATTCCTTAAAGCTGTACTGAACACAAAGCGAGGCTCAAATGAAGGAACATTCATTCAGCAGAATAAATACTATTTGATCTTTTCTTTTTTACTCGGACTTTCATTCACAAATCATTTAACAACAATTCTTTTAGCTCCTGCCTGCCTCACACTGTTTTTCTATACAAATGTATATGATAAACAAAGGCTCTATAAACTGCTCGCATTCATGGCAGTTTGTTTTATTGTTGGATTTTCGGTTTACCTTTACCTGCCTATACGAGCGAACATGAACCCGACATTCATATGGGGCAACCCGTATAACTTTGAGCGTTTTTACTGGCATGTAACAGGCAAACAGTTCTCGGTTTGGATCTTCAGCGCAAAAGGCTCAATACCCGCCTTTTTACTCCTCACAGGCACTACGGTGGGTCTGGCAGTATATGGACTTGTAAAACAGAAAACGCTTAATGCAAACCTGCATTTTGTTTTCTTTGTAATTGTATGTGTACTTGGTTACCTGCTGATATCAGGCTCCGCGGAAATTGTAAGTACACAATTTAAAAAGTTTTCGGCTTCACTTTGGGGTGAATTCGGTTCAGGGCTTGTACTTCTTTCGATCCTGGGAATTTACTTCCTATCAAGGTTCAACACACGTATATATTACTTTACATTCCTGACATTTTTCGGCTGCCTGTTTTATTCAATAAACTATGATATCAATGATATATATTCATACTTCCTGTTAGCATACATTACACTTGCTGTATGGATGGGTTTCGGAGCTGTTTTCATTTACACAAAGCTTGCTGTGATGCTTAAAACAAATGCACAGCGTCTGGCCTTCGGCCTGGTGATAATATTCGCTTCCTTTATAGCCATTAACACAAATTACGCAGGCAACGATGAAAGCAAAAATTACTATATCGAAGAGTTCACAATGAATGTTTTTAAAAATGCTGAACCAAACAGCATAGTAATTTCATCGCAATGGGATTTCTGGGTATCGGCAAGCTGGTATTACCAGTTCGTAAAAAAGATCAGACCTGACCTTGTAATTATAGATAAAGAGCTGCTTCGCAGAAGCTGGTACTTTAAGTACCTTGAAAACAATTACCCTGAAGTTTACAATAATTCACGCGCAGAAATCGAAAGATTTTTGCCTGAGCTGTATAAATTTGAGCATGATATTCCCTACGATACACGTAATATAATGCGGCTGTTCGAAGAAATGATGACCAGCTTTGTTAAAAATAATCCGAACAGAAGAAGCTACATTACATGGGAAATAGAACAGAATAAAAATGAGCCTTTCGCACAGGATTATTTACGCCTTCCTGACGGGCTGCTTTTCAGATTAGTTCCTAAAAATGAATTTGTAAACAATACTGTAAAGGATTACAGTATTTATGATTTCAAATTCTCCCCTGCCCCGCCTAAAGATTATTATTATGAAACACTGATGCGTTCTTATGCAATGATGCTTTCAGCATCTGCTTCATACCTGCTGAGTATCGGCAGAAATGAAGATGCTAAAAAATATATAGAAACTGCATTGAAGGCATTCCCTAATTTCCCCCATGCCCTTGAACTAAAAAAGAAATATAATTTATAA